The following coding sequences are from one Nilaparvata lugens isolate BPH unplaced genomic scaffold, ASM1435652v1 scaffold6858, whole genome shotgun sequence window:
- the LOC120356479 gene encoding uncharacterized protein LOC120356479: MKFGFVGAKRAGKPGQPSKLNKRFSREFEGWDEGVGAGFREIMLTDGLSRTAIGRSSEHQVSALQNLTSLLRNAFSSQFVFPVLGHDDPGSSPGERLSYGDLADFWRQWLPTEAIQTFKT; encoded by the exons ATGAAGTTTGGGTTTGTTGGTGCCAAGAGGGCAGGCAAGCCAGGGCAACCATCAAAACTCAATAAGAGGTTTTCGAGGGAGTTCGAGGGGTGGGATGAAGGGGTGGGAGCAGGGTTCAGGGAGATCATGTTGAC AGACGGACTATCTCGGACAGCCATTGGCAGGTCGTCGGAGCACCAAGTTTCAGCGCTGCAGAACCTGACAAGTCTGTTGAGGAACGCTTTCAGCAGTCAGTTTGTGTTTCCCGTCCTCGGCCACGACGACCCTGGGTCGAGCCCCGGCGAGCGACTCAGTTATGGAGACCTCGCCGACTTCTGGAGACAGTGGCTGCCCACCGAAGCCATACAAACATTCAAAACAG